In Sphingobacterium sp. PCS056, the following proteins share a genomic window:
- a CDS encoding transketolase family protein: MKKYTYTESKDTRSGFGAGLLEAGRKDPNVVALCADLIGSLKMNDFIKEFPERFFQIGIAEANMMGIAAGLTIGNKIPFTGTFANFSTGRVYDQIRQSIAYSDKNVKIAASHAGLTLGEDGATHQILEDIGLMKMLPGMTVINPCDYNQTKAATIAAAKYYGPVYLRFGRPVVPVFTPEDQEFEIGKAVMLNEGKDVTIIATGHLVWEAIQAGEELEKIGIDAEIINIHTIKPLDEEAVLNSVGKTRCVVTAEEHNRLGGLGDSIAQLLAKKQPTPQEYVAVDDSFGESGTPAQLMEKYGLNAASIVLATKKVLSRKVYQDATVA, translated from the coding sequence ATGAAAAAATATACATATACAGAGTCTAAAGATACACGATCTGGTTTTGGAGCTGGTTTATTGGAAGCTGGAAGAAAAGATCCAAATGTCGTTGCGCTTTGTGCTGATCTGATCGGGTCATTAAAAATGAATGATTTCATTAAAGAATTTCCTGAAAGATTCTTTCAGATCGGTATTGCTGAGGCCAATATGATGGGGATCGCTGCAGGGTTAACGATCGGAAATAAGATTCCGTTTACGGGAACTTTTGCGAACTTCTCAACGGGAAGAGTTTATGATCAAATCCGTCAATCTATAGCCTATTCTGATAAAAATGTTAAGATCGCGGCGTCGCATGCAGGCCTGACGCTTGGCGAAGACGGTGCTACACACCAAATTTTGGAAGATATCGGATTGATGAAGATGTTACCGGGCATGACGGTGATCAACCCTTGTGATTATAACCAGACGAAGGCAGCTACAATTGCTGCTGCGAAATATTATGGACCAGTTTATCTCCGTTTTGGAAGACCAGTAGTCCCTGTTTTTACACCAGAAGATCAAGAATTTGAGATCGGTAAGGCAGTTATGCTTAATGAGGGTAAAGATGTAACCATCATTGCAACTGGACATCTGGTATGGGAAGCAATTCAAGCTGGTGAGGAACTTGAAAAAATAGGTATAGATGCAGAAATTATTAATATTCACACGATTAAACCATTGGATGAAGAGGCTGTATTGAATTCTGTCGGAAAAACACGTTGTGTCGTTACAGCTGAAGAACATAATCGTCTGGGAGGTTTGGGCGATAGTATCGCACAATTACTGGCAAAAAAACAGCCTACCCCTCAAGAGTATGTTGCTGTAGATGATAGCTTTGGTGAATCGGGGACTCCTGCTCAATTGATGGAAAAATACGGTTTAAATGCAGCTAGTATTGTATTAGCGACTAAAAAAGTGCTTTCTAGAAAAGTATATCAAGATGCAACAGTAGCATAA
- a CDS encoding transketolase encodes MNKKSVSELEEIVSQVRRDIVRMVHSCQSGHPGGSLGCTELLVALYFEVMNRKEGFDLDGKGEDLFFLSNGHISPVFYSVLARAGYFDVAELASFRKIGSRLQGHPTTHEGLPGIRIASGSLGQGLSVSIGAAQAKKLNHDKGLIYVLMGDGELQEGQVWEAAMYAPHNKVDNLIAIIDYNGAQIDGATQDVLSLGNLSAKWLAFGWHVIEIKNGNDIASILEGLSEAKSQANIGVPVIILLHTEMGNGVDFMMGSHKWHGVAPNNDQLAIALAQNQETLGDY; translated from the coding sequence ATGAATAAAAAAAGTGTTTCCGAACTAGAAGAAATTGTTTCTCAGGTTCGAAGAGATATTGTTCGGATGGTTCACTCCTGTCAATCTGGACATCCTGGAGGATCTTTGGGTTGTACGGAGCTTTTGGTTGCTTTATATTTTGAAGTGATGAATAGAAAGGAGGGATTTGATCTCGATGGAAAAGGGGAAGATTTATTTTTCCTTTCTAATGGTCATATTTCACCTGTCTTCTATAGCGTATTGGCAAGAGCAGGTTATTTTGATGTAGCGGAGTTGGCATCGTTTCGTAAGATTGGATCCCGATTGCAAGGTCATCCCACTACCCATGAGGGATTGCCAGGTATTCGTATCGCATCAGGTTCCTTGGGACAAGGGTTGTCTGTATCGATTGGTGCAGCTCAAGCTAAGAAATTGAATCACGATAAAGGCTTGATTTATGTGCTGATGGGTGATGGCGAATTGCAAGAAGGTCAAGTATGGGAAGCTGCTATGTATGCCCCCCACAATAAAGTGGATAACCTTATCGCTATTATTGATTATAATGGGGCACAAATTGATGGAGCAACTCAAGATGTTTTGTCACTAGGAAATCTTTCCGCCAAGTGGTTGGCTTTTGGCTGGCATGTCATCGAAATAAAAAATGGAAATGATATTGCTTCTATACTGGAGGGGCTTTCCGAAGCAAAATCACAAGCTAATATAGGTGTGCCTGTTATTATTTTATTGCATACTGAAATGGGGAATGGTGTCGATTTTATGATGGGTTCGCACAAATGGCATGGTGTAGCTCCAAATAACGATCAATTGGCTATCGCTTTAGCTCAGAATCAAGAAACATTAGGTGATTATTAA
- a CDS encoding alpha/beta hydrolase encodes MKNVWIILLLVLSISLVRAQQKHAPAGFDLYQSDISHGKIDTIFYFSSTVEAKRSALVYLPPGFSPKKSYPVLYLLHGIGGDEYEWLKNGTPQIILDNLYAQGKLEPMLVVLPNGRAMKDDRANGNIMAADKIEAFATFQRDLLQDLIPYVEKNYPAKSGQINRALFGLSMGGGQALNFGLGNLDTFAWVGGFSSAPNTRMPEELIPNPQEVKDKLQLLWISCGDQDGLIQITNRTHDYLEKHQVPHVFYIEPGGHDFNVWKNDLYLVSQLLFKNSDQDHQ; translated from the coding sequence ATGAAGAACGTATGGATTATACTACTTTTAGTTCTATCAATTTCCTTAGTGAGAGCGCAACAGAAGCATGCTCCTGCAGGATTTGATTTATATCAATCGGATATTTCACATGGTAAGATCGATACGATTTTTTATTTTTCATCAACTGTAGAGGCGAAACGAAGTGCTTTAGTATATCTGCCTCCGGGTTTTTCTCCGAAAAAATCTTATCCCGTACTTTATCTGTTACATGGAATCGGAGGTGATGAATATGAATGGTTGAAAAATGGTACACCTCAAATCATCTTGGACAATCTGTATGCCCAAGGTAAATTAGAACCCATGTTAGTGGTACTGCCAAATGGCCGTGCCATGAAAGATGATCGTGCAAACGGCAACATCATGGCTGCTGATAAAATTGAAGCTTTTGCTACATTTCAACGGGATTTATTACAGGACTTGATTCCATATGTTGAAAAAAATTATCCTGCAAAGTCTGGTCAGATCAATCGTGCGCTGTTTGGATTATCTATGGGGGGAGGACAGGCTTTAAATTTTGGACTCGGGAACTTGGATACATTCGCTTGGGTAGGTGGTTTTTCTTCAGCACCAAATACACGTATGCCGGAGGAGCTTATTCCTAATCCACAGGAAGTTAAGGATAAACTCCAGTTACTTTGGATTTCATGTGGAGATCAAGATGGTTTAATTCAAATCACGAACAGAACGCACGATTATTTGGAAAAACACCAGGTGCCTCATGTATTTTACATCGAACCTGGAGGTCATGATTTTAATGTCTGGAAGAATGATCTGTATCTAGTTTCGCAATTATTGTTTAAAAATAGCGATCAAGATCATCAATAA
- the fsa gene encoding fructose-6-phosphate aldolase, whose product MKFFIDTANLKDIQEAQDFGVLDGVTTNPTLMAKEGISGDDHVQKHYLDICAIVDGDVSAEVIATDYAGMIYEGEELASLNTKIVVKVPMTKDGIRAIKYFSKKGIKTNCTLVFSAGQALLAAKAGATYVSPFIGRLDDISVDGLGLINEIREIYDNYGFSTQILAASVRNSAHILGCAKIGADVITSPLSAILSLLKHPLTDSGLAQFLADHKRVADQNN is encoded by the coding sequence ATGAAATTTTTTATTGACACAGCTAACTTGAAGGATATTCAAGAAGCCCAAGACTTCGGGGTATTGGATGGTGTGACGACCAACCCTACATTAATGGCAAAAGAGGGGATTAGTGGAGATGACCATGTTCAGAAACATTACCTTGATATATGTGCCATAGTGGATGGGGATGTAAGTGCCGAAGTGATTGCGACGGACTATGCAGGTATGATTTACGAAGGGGAGGAGTTGGCTTCTTTAAATACTAAAATAGTGGTTAAAGTACCGATGACCAAAGATGGGATAAGGGCTATTAAATATTTCAGTAAAAAGGGTATCAAAACGAACTGTACATTAGTGTTTTCTGCAGGACAAGCCTTGTTGGCAGCAAAGGCGGGTGCAACTTATGTGTCTCCATTTATTGGCCGCTTAGATGACATCTCTGTCGATGGCCTCGGTCTTATCAATGAAATTCGTGAAATATATGATAACTATGGATTTTCAACGCAAATATTAGCCGCTTCTGTACGCAACAGTGCGCATATATTAGGCTGTGCTAAAATTGGTGCTGATGTCATTACATCTCCTTTGTCAGCGATTCTTTCTCTTTTAAAACATCCTTTAACGGACAGCGGACTTGCTCAATTCTTAGCTGATCATAAGCGAGTGGCTGATCAAAATAATTAA